Proteins from one Malaya genurostris strain Urasoe2022 chromosome 2, Malgen_1.1, whole genome shotgun sequence genomic window:
- the LOC131431412 gene encoding nidogen yields MKSFLVASFAFLAYLGITEGISTRDLYSYINEPSEVLPRGDEEFVEVKLSTPVHFYSEKYDHVFINTNGILTFGSEFQNFLNLPFPIEYPSIAPFYANVDTTLPNDTAAIVYFQSQDTELLDRVTDLVRNSFSESVDFEATHVFVATWEHVGHFNMKNDITNSFQVALILGEGATYVQFLYPENGINWVQGDTADSGLPDVRAQAGFISDDGRFFPLQGSGTDNIRHLTVSSNVGEPGIWLFRVGPLDQDSNVEEPNLIDQDAAYEPRTCAEGGHFKCHSAASCRDTRGGFCCTCKSGYYGNGFSCVKNDVPLRVVGTVKGKVNDWIIDTQMQSYVVMIDGRTYTALSPLEDDIGTTLQLTHTLGASIGWLFAKPIGNVFNGYQITGGKFNQTATIDFNDSRNNLRMNLQFNGLNLWDQLSVDIHIEGQVPQIPLGDKLQIEDYSEVYQRAGKDRFEAYTSHTAHIPSEGRDLAYSVHQVITIEPCKYMDHNENTSFQTSTLKTSKINLGYEQREKAIRMGMLSKISSGEKLNPCDDANCGDNTICVPNADDSFDCNCRNGFTYVPYANNDRVNCVDIDECSGINICDENAQCINEPGGYKCNCNAGYEGNGYQCDPTGLQSTASSFIVPTPANTYYEVKPQIDNRNDRCEYCSEYAECVHGQCECKSGFAGDGFVCEHLCDEDQVWNGESCVRHGSTEEYEIAPFCTAQGCTCPTGYTLIEYAFDQICRLIEAQPDDPHLPSCDVENHCSPLANCEWNENQYRYECVCNPGYDGNGYTCVEKEVSCLDEEDICDQHASCNYIVSLKKSICVCNKGYEGDGRSCQLAPECNIDDDCGMHSICDTGLCVCQEGFERDVSDFCVRVGSCGGAYCAENAICKWDQLQGIPYCHCPPEYIGDGVLQCKSVPPPCNVRNNCGLHATCGPNFREPSKYECICNPGFFGDGFVCTPERNCANIPSLCDPNARCVSTTTGYQCICNEGFIGNGSICRTAPRLDSGFLIISQGVANVKLPISGTRGIPLTMAQMAIGVDKDCAEGRIYWSDISAKQIFSCKYDGTDRKPFITKDIISPEGVAVDWISRRIYWTDSAKDTIEVASLEDPNLRTIIVSKYLVNPRGIAIDPHQSKLYWSDWNRDGPKIEWSNLDGTERQVLVSGPEVELPNSIQVAPGTGELCYADAGTKKVECVDTYTKQIRTIASNLTYPFGLAVTDDHFYWTDWTTKKVESINAHGEREKGIPSPVFGSHKMYGMTAVTDKCPLFHSPCVINNGDCPDKRICLTNPRAPSGRGCKCADNNNCNDVILDY; encoded by the exons atgaaatcgtttttagTGGCATCCTTCGCCTTCCTGGCGTATCTTGGAATAACCGAAGGGATTAGTACAAGAGATCTGTATAGCTACATCAACGAACCGAGCGAAGTTCTACCGCGTGGAGACGAGGAATTTGTGGAAGTGAAACTATCGACTCCTGTCCATTTTTACAGCGAGAAATACGATCATGTTTTT ATCAACACCAACGGCATTTTGAcatttggatccgaattccagaattttctcaatttaccgTTCCCAATAGAATACCCATCAATCGCACCATTCTATGCAAACGTAGATACCACGCTACCGAATGATACGGCCGCGATAGTGTACTTTCAATCGCAGGATACGGAATTGCTGGATCGCGTTACTGATCTAGTGCGTAACAGTTTCAGTGAGTCAGTTGACTTCGAAGCCACTCACGTATTTGTTGCGACATGGGAGCACGTGGGTCACTTCAACATGAAGAATGATATCACAAACTCATTCCAAGTAGCGTTGATTCTGGGTGAAGGGGCTACATATGTGCAATTTCTATATCCAGAAAATGGAATCAACTGGGTTCAAGGAGATACAGCTGACTCCGGGTTGCCGGATGTTCGTGCGCAAGCTGGGTTCATATCCGACGATGGAAGATTTTTCCCACTGCAAGGTTCGGGAACGGATAAC ATAAGACACCTGACAGTGTCATCGAATGTTGGTGAACCAGGAATATGGTTATTTAGGGTAGGACCACTGGATCAGGACAGTAATGTTGAAGAGCCTAATCTGATTGATCAAGATGCTGCGTATGAACCACGTACTTGTGCGGAAGGTGGTCATTTCAAGTGTCACTCTGCTGCATCGTGTAGAGATACGAGAGGTGGTTTCTGTTGTACGTGTAAATCTGGGTATTATGGAAACGGATTTAGCTGTGTAAAAAACGATGTTCCGCTACGGGTTGTTGGTACAGTAAAAGGCAAAGTGAACGATTGGATTATCGATACGCAGATGCAATCGTACGTTGTGATGATTGACGGTAGAACATACACGGCTCTAAGTCCGCTGGAAGATGACATCGGTACAACGTTGCAGTTGACTCATACTCTTGGGGCTAGTATTGGATGGTTGTTTGCGAAACCTATTGGAAATGTTTTTAACGGATATCAG ATTACCGGAGGAAAGTTCAATCAAACCGCAACGATCGATTTTAATGATAGTCGTAACAATCTACGAATGAACCTTCAATTTAACGGACTAAATTTGTGGGATCAACTTTCCGTTGACATACACATAGAAGGTCAGGTTCCACAGATTCCACTAGGAGACAAATTGCAAATCGAAGACTATTCTGAAGTTTATCAGAGAGCCGGTAAAGATCGCTTCGAAGCGTACACATCTCATACAGCGCATATACCTTCGGAAGGTCGCGATTTGGCGTATAGTGTTCATCAAGTAATCACAATTGAACCATGCAAATATATGGACCACAATGAAAACACATCCTTCCAAACTTCAACTCTGAAAACAAGTAAAATCAACCTGGGATACGAGCAACGTGAAAAAGCTATTCGTATGGGAATGCTAAGCAAGATCAGTTCTGGTGAAAAATTAAATCCATGTGACGATGCAAACTGCGGGGATAACACAATCTGTGTGCCGAACGCTGACGATTCTTTCGAT TGCAACTGTAGAAACGGGTTCACTTACGTGCCTTATGCCAACAACGATCGTGTGAATTGTGTCGACATAGATGAATGTTCAGGTATCAACATTTGCGATGAAAATGCTCAATGCATCAATGAACCGGGTGGCTATAAGTGCAACTGCAATGCCGGTTACGAAGGAAATGGCTACCAATGTGATCCAACAGGGCTACAATCCACTGCTTCCTCGTTCATAGTTCCAACTCCTGCCAACACGTACTATGAAGTCAAACCACAGATAGATAACAGAAATGATCGTTGTGag TATTGCTCAGAATACGCTGAATGTGTTCACGGACAATGTGAATGCAAGTCTGGATTCGCTGGAGATGGATTTGTGTGTGAACATCTTTGCGATGAAGATCAAGTATGGAATGGAGAGAGCTGCGTTAGGCATGGATCTACCGAGGAAT ATGAGATCGCACCATTTTGCACCGCTCAGGGATGTACGTGTCCAACAGGATATACTCTAATTGAATATGCATTCGACCAAATTTGTCGTTTGATAGAAGCACAACCAGATGATCCGCATCTACCATCATGTGACGTGGAGAACCATTGCAGTCCACTGGCGAACTGTGAATGGAACGAAAATCAGTACCGGTATGAATGCGTGTGTAATCCGGGATATGACGGTAACGGATACACCTGTGTCGAGAAAGAAGTATCTTGTCTAGACGAAGAGGACATTTGCGATCAGCATGCTTCTTGTAACTACATAGTCAGCTTGAAAAAGTCCATATGTGTTTGCAACAAAGGGTACGAGGGAGATGGGCGCAGTTGTCAACTAGCTCCGGAATGCAATATTGACGATGACTGTGGGATGCATTCGATCTGTGATACAGGGCTTTGTGTCTGTCAGGAGGGATTCGAACGAGATGTTTCGGATTTCTGTGTACGAGTTGGATCATGTGGTGGAGCGTACTGTGCAGAGAATGCCATTTGTAAATGGGATCAACTCCAGGGAATCCCATACTGTCATTGTCCACCCGAATATATTGGAGATGGTGTTTTACAATGTAAATCGGTACCACCACCATGTAATGTACGCAACAACTGTGGTTTACATGCTACATGTGGTCCAAATTTCAG GGAGCCTTCGAAGTACGAGTGTATCTGCAATCCCGgatttttcggagatggttttGTATGCACTCCTGAACGCAACTGCGCAAATATTCCAAGTCTGTGTGATCCTAATGCTAGGTGCGTTTCGACTACCACTGGGTACCAATGCATTTGCAATGAGG GCTTCATCGGCAACGGAAGCATCTGCAGAACCGCTCCTCGTCTggattccggtttcttgatcaTCAGTCAAGGTGTAGCGAATGTTAAGCTTCCTATCAGTGGAACGCGCGGAATACCTCTAACGATGGCCCAAATGGCCATTGGTGTGGACAAGGACTGTGCGGAAGGTCGTATTTATTGGAGCGATATTTCGGCGAAACAGATTTTCAGTTGTAAATACGATGGGACAGATCGTAAGCCGTTCATCACTAAAGATATTATATCACCGGAAGGCGTCGCTGTTGATTGGATATCACGGCGAATTTATTGGACAGATTCGGCAAAGGATACTATTGAGGTTGCCAGTTTGGAAGACCCCAATCTACGAACAATAATTGTGTCCAAATATCTAGTGAATCCAAGAGGGATTGCCATCGATCCACATCAAAGCAAATTGTACTGGTCGGATTGGAATCGCGACGGTCCTAAGATTGAATGGTCCAATCTGGATGGTACGGAACGTCAAGTTTTGGTTAGCGGCCCAGAAGTTGAATTACCAAACAGCATTCAAGTAGCTCCTGGTACTGGTGAACTGTGCTATGCAGATGCCGGAACCAAGAAAGTTGAATGCGTAGATACATATACCAAACAAATCCGAACGATAGCTAGTAATTTGACGTATCCTTTCGGGTTAGCAGTTACAGATGATCATTTCTATTGGACCGATTGGACAAC GAAAAAGGTTGAGTCTATCAATGCGCATGGTGAACGTGAAAAAGGTATTCCCTCGCCAGTGTTCGGTAGTCACAAAATGTACGGAATGACTGCTGTCACGGACAAATGTCCTCTGTTCCACAGCCCATGCGTTATCAATAATGGGGATTGTCCGGATAAAAGAATCTGTTTGACAAATCCAAGGGCTCCTTCTGGAAGAGGATGCAAATGTGCCGACAACAATAACTGTAATGATGTTATACTAGACTATTAG